In the Cannabis sativa cultivar Pink pepper isolate KNU-18-1 unplaced genomic scaffold, ASM2916894v1 Contig1, whole genome shotgun sequence genome, one interval contains:
- the LOC133032938 gene encoding uncharacterized protein LOC133032938 isoform X1, giving the protein MYFKGKIPNNIFDELLGLLQDAFPAPNNLPKSRNEAKMLLRKLGPVVGIPETWSTTNHMDDEGWDSKDAEDSYERLKNVLEIQLQSPASSSAASASISMDEEENTALGLRAQHDDEPPLYEQVQGMMASIRAMEEYMAALAGASSFPLPPPPDQDPKAPSQ; this is encoded by the exons ATGTACTTCAAGGGGAAAATTCCTAACAATATTTTTGATGAGTTATTGGGGCTGTTACAAGATGCATTTCCAGCTCCAAATAATTTGCCAAAGTCACGTAATGAGGCCAAGATGTTGCTGCGTAAACTAGGACCTGTTGTTGGGATTCCAGAGACATGGAGTACAACTAATCACATGGACGACGAAGGTTGGGACAGCAAGGACGCCGAGGACAGCTat GAAAGGTTGAAAAATGTGCTTGAGATTCAATTACAGTCTCCTGCAAGTTCATCAGCTGCGAGTGCTTCCATCTCCATGGATGAAGAGGAAAACACCGCCCTTGGCTTGAGGGCGCAACATGATGATGAACCTCCTCTTTATGAGCAAGTTCAAGGTATGATGGCGAGCATAAGAGCAATGGAGGAGTATATGGCTGCGTTAGCTGGAGCCTCATCGTTTCCACTTCCACCTCCACCTGATCAGGATCCTAAAGCTCCGAGCCAGTAG
- the LOC133032938 gene encoding uncharacterized protein LOC133032938 isoform X2 — translation MPEGFHLERPLFAGALTSTFPQRFQEVFVDPSRDESLIFEILELKEEVGDDGSASWFLQDLASEQESEGCVAISKGRQGREAQNVVRVYVANVRLKEVNTDILISAYEPIHINPLSESATAVGAGAATPAELSGCTPMVEVFKLAVSTFKVNNWGLFGSV, via the exons atgcCTGAAGGTTTCCACTTAGAACGCCCTCTGTTCGCCGGTGCCTTAACTAGCACCTTCCCTCAAAGGTtccag GAGGTGTTTGTGGATCCTTCCCGGGATGAAAGTTTGATCTTTGAGATATTAGAATTGAAGGAAGAAGTTGGTGATGATGGAAGTGCTTCATGGTTTCTTCAAGACCTTGCCTCTGAACAAGAATCTGAAGGCTGcgtg GCTATCTCTAAGGGACGGCAAGGTAGGGAAGCACAAAATGTTGTGAGG GTATATGTTGCAAATGTTCGTCTTAAAGAAGTTAACACGGATATCCTAATTTCTGCATATGAGCCGATTCATATAAA TCCATTGAGTGAAAGTGCTACCGCCGTCGGGGCTGGTGCTGCCACTCCTGCCGAGCTTTCTGGATGTACGCCAATGGTTGAGGTCTTCAAACTTGCTGTCTCAACGTTTAAAGTCAACAACTGGGGCCTTTTTGGAAGTGTATAG
- the LOC115720193 gene encoding uncharacterized protein LOC115720193, whose product MVEEGLMVAWSIWKARNELLWNNKIRTAADVVIDARSTLDQWSYAQSHRFDPLLVPAATKHKEEHWFKPEINKIKVNVDGAIFHSNGFHGIGAVARDSDGQLIEAFTTLKCGVVQPATVEAFGIKEALSWIKYKGWSNVIVETDSIVSVQALSSSLVMPSIFGLLISDCKSLLNCLVNVCVSFVPRSANRTAHCLARGSCYWSDRIFNVSNVPNAVHSAIMADLAIIS is encoded by the coding sequence ATGGTTGAGGAAGGATTAATGGTGGCTTGGTCTATATGGAAAGCAAGAAACGAGTTGCTATGGAACAACAAAATTCGAACTGCTGCGGATGTTGTCATTGATGCACGTTCAACCCTTGATCAATGGAGTTACGCTCAATCTCATCGATTTGATCCCTTGTTGGTACCTGCTGCCACGAAACACAAGGAAGAGCATTGGTTTAAAccagaaattaataaaatcaagGTAAACGTGGATGGTGCAATTTTTCACAGCAACGGTTTTCATGGTATTGGAGCAGTGGCTCGGGATAGCGATGGACAATTGATTGAAGCTTTCACTACTCTGAAATGTGGAGTTGTTCAACCAGCCACTGTTGAAGCCTTTGGAATTAAGGAGGCTTTGAGTTGGATCAAGTATAAGGGATGGTCTAATGTTATTGTTGAAACTGATTCAATTGTGTCAGTTCAAGCACTTTCTAGTTCTCTTGTTATGCCTTCAATTTTTGGCTTGTTAATTTCGGATTGTAAAAGTTTGTTAAATTGTTTGGTTAATGTTTGTGTGTCTTTTGTTCCGCGATCTGCTAACAGAACCGCCCATTGTTTGGCTCGGGGTTCTTGTTATTGGTCTGATCGCATCTTCAATGTCAGCAATGTTCCTAATGCTGTACATTCTGCTATAATGGCTGATTTGGCTATTATAAGTTAA